One genomic segment of Hymenobacter psoromatis includes these proteins:
- a CDS encoding OsmC family protein encodes MIDQFGKAEWHGDIHGHGDITTKSGVVQAQYSVKSRFEGQKGTNPEELIGAAHAGCYTMFLTNILGKHGHTVDTIRTTSTVTLDPDQDPPKITKIHVSTEGKVTGGNITPEDFQKHAEFAKENCPVSQLLKAVPEMTLEAKLV; translated from the coding sequence ATGATTGACCAATTTGGCAAGGCCGAGTGGCACGGCGACATTCACGGCCACGGCGACATCACAACCAAGAGCGGCGTGGTGCAGGCGCAGTACTCCGTTAAATCGCGCTTTGAGGGCCAGAAGGGCACCAACCCCGAGGAGCTGATTGGCGCAGCCCACGCCGGCTGCTACACCATGTTTCTAACCAACATCCTGGGCAAGCACGGCCACACCGTAGATACCATCCGCACGACCTCAACCGTGACGCTGGACCCTGACCAGGACCCGCCCAAAATTACCAAAATCCACGTCAGCACCGAGGGCAAAGTTACCGGCGGCAACATCACGCCCGAAGATTTTCAAAAGCACGCCGAGTTCGCCAAAGAAAACTGCCCCGTGTCGCAGCTTCTGAAAGCCGTGCCCGAAATGACGCTGGAAGCGAAGCTTGTGTAG
- a CDS encoding T9SS type A sorting domain-containing protein: protein MKCFRGLSLPPLLLLLSLAAARPARAQSGCPDPQASNYNPAATRNDGSCQYPITGTALPPKAALNPELNESSGLQVASGGLWSHNDSGNAPVLFRVDSASGRTMQRVRLHGTANVDWEDLAADATYLYVGDFGNNFGNRRDLRILRVALADLGPAADSAGAQVIAFRYPDQTDFTSRLNQHNFDCEAMFFAHDSLHLFTKDWVDFKTRYYTVPAAPGSYVAHLKATFDVNGLITAADINPAGTVAALLGYDTRNGAAFAWLLSDFKSTAFLGGNKRRIELPSVLRVGQVEGLAFAGRDQLFISNEQLSNALVTVPAQLYGLAVGRWLPGTALATTSPRSTDVGIVATPNPARQRLHLARSAGAAGVAQVRILNMQGQEVLADTLAAEARQQDLDLAGLSEGVYILEVQLSGRTHTQKLVVP from the coding sequence ATGAAATGCTTTCGCGGGCTCTCGCTGCCACCGCTACTTCTGCTGCTGAGCCTGGCCGCCGCCCGGCCGGCGCGCGCCCAAAGTGGCTGCCCCGACCCGCAGGCCAGCAACTACAACCCGGCCGCAACTCGCAACGATGGCTCGTGCCAGTACCCGATTACCGGCACGGCCCTACCCCCCAAAGCTGCGCTGAACCCGGAGCTGAACGAAAGCTCGGGCTTGCAGGTGGCGAGCGGCGGCCTGTGGTCGCATAACGACAGCGGCAATGCGCCGGTGCTATTTCGGGTAGACTCGGCCAGCGGGCGTACTATGCAGCGGGTGCGCCTGCACGGCACAGCCAACGTGGATTGGGAGGACCTGGCCGCTGATGCTACCTACCTGTACGTGGGCGACTTCGGCAATAATTTCGGCAACCGCCGCGACCTGCGCATTCTGCGGGTGGCGCTCGCGGACCTAGGGCCCGCCGCTGATTCGGCCGGCGCGCAGGTTATTGCCTTCCGCTACCCCGACCAGACGGATTTTACGTCGCGCCTCAACCAGCATAATTTCGACTGCGAGGCGATGTTTTTTGCCCACGACTCACTGCACCTGTTTACCAAAGACTGGGTGGATTTTAAAACCCGCTACTACACCGTGCCGGCCGCGCCGGGCAGCTACGTGGCTCACCTCAAAGCCACCTTTGACGTGAACGGGCTGATAACGGCCGCCGATATCAACCCCGCCGGCACCGTGGCCGCGCTGCTGGGCTACGACACGCGCAACGGCGCGGCCTTCGCGTGGCTGCTGTCTGATTTTAAAAGCACGGCGTTTTTGGGCGGCAACAAGCGGCGTATCGAGTTACCCAGCGTCTTGCGGGTAGGGCAGGTCGAGGGGTTGGCTTTCGCGGGCCGCGACCAACTTTTTATTTCCAATGAGCAGTTGAGCAACGCGCTGGTGACGGTGCCGGCCCAGCTTTACGGGCTGGCAGTGGGGCGCTGGCTGCCAGGTACAGCCCTGGCCACGACCTCGCCGCGCAGTACCGACGTGGGCATTGTAGCTACCCCCAATCCCGCCCGGCAGCGCCTGCACCTGGCCCGCTCGGCCGGCGCGGCGGGCGTGGCGCAAGTCCGCATCCTCAACATGCAGGGCCAAGAGGTGCTGGCTGATACGCTGGCGGCCGAGGCCCGGCAGCAGGACCTGGACTTGGCGGGCCTCTCAGAAGGGGTATATATCCTTGAAGTGCAGTTGAGCGGCCGCACGCACACGCAAAAGCTGGTGGTGCCGTAG
- a CDS encoding Uma2 family endonuclease gives MEALQTHLSDYELERGKPMPSFNHSIVQSNLITELNNRLRRTHTITSELNLELNGKKLVLDLAIFPKLTPDMQQDILWVKEAPLTTIEILSPKQDLDSLLEKARLFLAAGVRSCWLVLPAVGTIAVFTGPTAYHSFASDSAVLDAVLGVEIPLADIFG, from the coding sequence ATGGAAGCGCTGCAAACCCATCTTTCCGATTACGAACTCGAACGCGGCAAACCTATGCCTAGCTTTAATCACAGTATTGTGCAGAGTAATTTAATTACCGAGCTTAATAACCGCCTACGCCGGACGCACACCATCACATCTGAGTTAAATCTGGAATTAAACGGCAAAAAACTGGTGCTGGACTTAGCCATTTTTCCAAAGCTTACGCCCGATATGCAGCAGGATATTTTGTGGGTAAAGGAGGCCCCGCTGACGACCATCGAGATTTTATCGCCCAAGCAGGATTTAGATTCGCTACTCGAAAAAGCCCGGCTTTTTCTGGCGGCCGGGGTGCGCTCGTGCTGGCTGGTGCTGCCAGCAGTGGGAACCATCGCAGTGTTTACTGGTCCCACGGCTTACCACTCTTTCGCCAGCGATAGCGCCGTGTTGGATGCGGTGCTAGGCGTAGAAATCCCGCTGGCTGACATCTTCGGCTAA
- a CDS encoding phospho-sugar mutase, with the protein MPLSPDVQQRINTWLTPAYDADTQAEIKHLVDTQQDDQLNDAFYRSLEFGTGGLRGIMGAGSNRMNRYTLGMATQGLCNYLKLSFPNQEIKVAIAHDSRNNSRLFAETVAAIFSGNGITTYLFDDLRPTPVLSFAIRHLGCQSGCVITASHNPKEYNGYKVYWNDGSQVVSPHDKNIITEVNRITSPTEVKFEANPSLIHIIGKEVDDAYLAEVKKLSINPAAIQQQHDLGIVYTPIHGSGIKLVPPALAEFGFTNVSVVPAQDQPDGNFPTVQSPNPEEKAAMQMALDQAKTQNADLVLATDPDADRVGVGVKDENGEWVLLNGNQTAALLTHYILSARAKAGKAQPNDFIVYTIVTSDILGDIAHRYGVKYYRTLTGFKYIAGLIRELAGQENYVCGGEESYGFLIGDFVRDKDAVTACALVAEMAAVAKGQGRTLYQEMQQMYAEYGLYVEDLISLTKKGQRGAEEIKEMMVDLRKNPPKMLAGSPVVEIRDYQTEKIHYLTTGQSGGTGVESSNVLQFITAAGDKISARPSGTEPKIKFYFSVKEPLASIADYQVTHQKAEAKIKQIIEEMQLK; encoded by the coding sequence ATGCCTCTCTCCCCCGACGTTCAGCAGCGCATCAATACCTGGCTCACGCCCGCCTACGATGCTGATACCCAAGCCGAAATCAAACATTTAGTTGATACGCAGCAGGACGACCAGCTCAACGATGCATTTTACCGCTCGCTGGAATTCGGGACCGGGGGCCTGCGCGGCATTATGGGGGCGGGCTCGAACCGCATGAACCGCTACACGCTGGGCATGGCTACCCAGGGCTTGTGCAATTATTTGAAGCTGAGCTTTCCTAATCAGGAAATTAAAGTGGCCATCGCCCACGACTCGCGCAATAACTCGCGCCTGTTTGCCGAGACGGTAGCCGCCATTTTCTCGGGCAACGGCATTACGACGTATCTCTTTGACGACCTGCGCCCTACCCCCGTCTTATCCTTCGCCATCCGGCACCTGGGCTGCCAGAGCGGCTGCGTCATCACGGCCTCGCACAATCCCAAGGAGTACAACGGCTACAAGGTGTACTGGAACGATGGCTCGCAGGTAGTTTCTCCCCACGACAAGAATATTATTACGGAGGTAAACCGAATTACCAGCCCCACAGAGGTAAAATTTGAGGCTAATCCCAGCCTGATTCATATCATTGGGAAAGAGGTGGACGATGCCTACCTGGCCGAGGTGAAGAAGCTGAGCATCAATCCCGCCGCCATTCAGCAGCAGCACGACTTGGGCATCGTGTACACGCCTATTCACGGCTCGGGTATTAAGCTGGTGCCGCCCGCGCTGGCCGAGTTCGGCTTTACCAATGTGAGCGTGGTACCGGCCCAGGACCAGCCCGATGGCAACTTCCCCACGGTGCAGTCGCCGAACCCGGAAGAAAAAGCCGCCATGCAAATGGCCCTCGACCAAGCCAAGACCCAGAACGCCGACCTCGTGCTGGCTACTGACCCCGACGCCGACCGCGTGGGGGTAGGCGTGAAGGATGAAAATGGCGAGTGGGTGCTGCTCAACGGCAACCAGACCGCCGCGCTGCTAACGCACTATATTCTGTCGGCACGGGCCAAGGCCGGCAAGGCGCAGCCCAACGATTTTATCGTCTACACCATTGTGACGAGCGATATTCTGGGCGACATTGCGCACCGCTACGGCGTGAAGTACTACCGCACGCTGACGGGCTTCAAGTACATCGCGGGCCTCATTCGGGAGCTGGCGGGGCAGGAAAATTACGTGTGCGGCGGCGAGGAAAGCTACGGCTTCCTCATCGGCGACTTCGTGCGCGACAAAGATGCCGTAACGGCTTGCGCTCTCGTGGCCGAGATGGCCGCCGTAGCCAAAGGTCAGGGCCGCACCCTGTACCAGGAAATGCAGCAGATGTACGCCGAGTACGGCCTCTACGTGGAAGACCTCATCTCACTGACTAAGAAAGGCCAACGTGGGGCCGAAGAAATCAAAGAAATGATGGTGGATTTGCGCAAAAACCCGCCCAAGATGCTAGCTGGCTCGCCGGTAGTTGAAATCCGCGACTACCAGACCGAAAAAATTCACTATCTCACCACCGGCCAATCGGGAGGTACCGGCGTGGAAAGCTCCAATGTGCTGCAATTCATTACTGCCGCCGGCGACAAAATCTCCGCCCGCCCCAGCGGCACTGAGCCTAAAATCAAGTTCTACTTCAGCGTGAAGGAACCGCTGGCCTCTATTGCTGACTACCAGGTTACCCACCAGAAAGCGGAAGCCAAGATTAAGCAGATTATCGAGGAAATGCAGCTGAAATAA
- a CDS encoding XRE family transcriptional regulator, with the protein MINTNLKFWRRELSLTQAQLADKLNIKRSLVGAYEEGRAEPRLATLVNMARLFNIPLDSLATTDFTKRKNAKTAAALREAGPLTDELPEEKPLRVLAFTVGSDNKENIELVPLKAAAGYLNGYADREFIEELPRFRLPMLASTGTYRAFEIAGDSMLPLASGTTIVGRYVDDWSNIKDGTPCIVVSQKDGIVFKRVFNKLKQSHLFALHSDNPVYSPYDLKAEDVLEIWEAKSYISSAFPIGGVSLEHLASMVLDLTQQVKQLQMQRA; encoded by the coding sequence ATGATTAATACCAACCTCAAATTCTGGCGCCGCGAGCTGAGCCTCACGCAAGCGCAACTAGCTGATAAGCTGAACATCAAGCGCTCTCTGGTAGGGGCCTACGAAGAAGGCCGCGCCGAGCCACGTCTGGCCACGCTCGTTAACATGGCCCGGCTCTTTAACATCCCGCTCGACTCGCTGGCGACCACCGACTTTACGAAGCGCAAGAACGCCAAAACCGCCGCTGCCCTGCGCGAAGCCGGCCCCCTCACCGATGAGTTGCCCGAAGAGAAGCCCCTGCGCGTACTAGCCTTCACGGTTGGCTCCGATAATAAGGAAAATATTGAGCTAGTGCCCCTGAAAGCCGCCGCCGGCTACCTCAACGGCTACGCCGACCGCGAGTTTATTGAGGAGCTACCCCGCTTCCGGCTGCCCATGCTGGCCAGCACCGGCACCTACCGGGCCTTCGAAATCGCGGGTGACTCGATGCTACCCCTCGCCAGCGGCACCACCATCGTGGGCCGCTACGTGGACGATTGGAGCAACATCAAGGATGGTACGCCCTGCATCGTGGTGAGCCAGAAGGACGGCATTGTGTTCAAGCGCGTCTTCAACAAGCTCAAGCAGAGCCACTTATTTGCCCTGCACTCCGACAACCCCGTGTACTCGCCCTACGACCTCAAAGCCGAGGACGTGCTCGAAATCTGGGAAGCTAAGAGCTATATCAGCAGTGCATTCCCCATCGGCGGCGTATCGTTGGAGCACCTAGCCAGCATGGTGCTGGACCTCACGCAGCAGGTGAAGCAGCTGCAAATGCAGCGGGCGTAA
- a CDS encoding SemiSWEET family sugar transporter, with the protein MSIPLSPTLISDIGLVAAALSALTFFPQVVHTWQTRSAADLSGPMLGVGASGMVLWLVYGMAEHNLPILLGNAINLFFTVLLIFFKHYFAAPGRAAPGKAG; encoded by the coding sequence ATGAGCATTCCCCTCTCGCCTACCCTCATCAGCGACATTGGGCTAGTAGCGGCCGCGCTATCGGCCCTCACGTTTTTTCCGCAGGTGGTGCATACCTGGCAAACGCGCTCGGCCGCCGACCTGAGCGGCCCCATGTTGGGGGTAGGAGCCAGCGGAATGGTATTATGGCTCGTGTACGGAATGGCGGAACACAATCTTCCCATCCTGCTCGGCAACGCCATCAATCTGTTTTTCACGGTGCTGCTCATATTCTTTAAGCACTATTTCGCAGCACCCGGCCGGGCCGCCCCTGGCAAGGCGGGGTAG
- a CDS encoding peroxiredoxin, whose protein sequence is MKLGDQAPDFTLPTDKGDTFHLAEQRGRPVVLYFYPKDDTPGCTAEACAFRDQYADFLDLGAVVVGVSSDSEKSHQKFSQKHRLPFPLLADSGGQLRKQYEVPRALLGLLPGRVTFVIDKEGKIAYIFNSLSGATDHVRKTKEVLRELAK, encoded by the coding sequence ATGAAACTAGGCGACCAAGCCCCCGATTTTACCCTGCCTACTGATAAAGGCGACACTTTTCATCTGGCTGAGCAGCGCGGCCGGCCAGTAGTACTCTACTTCTACCCCAAAGACGACACACCCGGCTGCACGGCCGAAGCCTGTGCCTTCCGTGACCAGTACGCCGATTTCCTGGACCTGGGCGCGGTTGTGGTCGGCGTGAGCTCAGATAGTGAGAAGTCGCACCAGAAATTCAGCCAGAAGCACCGCTTGCCCTTCCCGCTGCTGGCTGATAGTGGCGGGCAGCTACGCAAGCAGTACGAAGTGCCCCGCGCCCTGCTGGGCTTGCTGCCCGGCCGCGTCACGTTCGTGATTGATAAGGAGGGCAAAATTGCCTACATCTTCAATTCGTTGAGTGGGGCCACCGACCACGTGCGCAAAACCAAGGAGGTACTGCGCGAGCTGGCCAAATAA
- a CDS encoding alpha/beta hydrolase: MKKAILLLALGIVCSTMPGRLRAQATVAGTPAPVLPLYSGAIPDSKPSQLKEATTGQGANTSVADVVQPTLTVFMPAREKANGTAVIICPGGGYSRLAIDKEGYAVAQRLNELGVAAFVLKYRLPNDQSQPDKSIAPLLDAQQALRMVRQLAPKYNLNPERIGMMGFSAGGHLAATAGTHFAQPAGPNPGPASVRPAFLVLLYPVISFADSIMHKGSRDNLLGMNPSPEQQRLYSNELQVTSQTPPTFLVQAEDDNVVPVQNSLVFYQALHHHQVPAELHIFPKGGHGFGLTNPTTPTQWVDLLKNWMAANGWLSK; encoded by the coding sequence ATGAAAAAAGCCATTTTGCTTCTCGCCTTGGGTATTGTCTGCTCTACTATGCCTGGCCGCCTGCGGGCTCAGGCCACCGTGGCCGGCACGCCCGCGCCCGTGCTACCCCTCTACAGTGGCGCTATCCCCGACTCGAAGCCTAGCCAGCTGAAGGAAGCTACCACCGGCCAGGGCGCTAACACCAGCGTAGCCGACGTGGTGCAGCCCACGCTCACCGTTTTTATGCCCGCACGGGAAAAAGCTAACGGCACCGCAGTCATTATTTGCCCCGGTGGAGGCTACTCGCGGCTGGCCATCGACAAGGAGGGCTACGCCGTGGCCCAGCGCCTCAACGAGTTGGGGGTAGCGGCCTTCGTGCTGAAATACCGCCTGCCCAACGACCAGAGCCAGCCCGATAAAAGCATCGCGCCGCTGCTCGATGCCCAGCAGGCCCTGCGCATGGTGCGCCAGCTGGCCCCTAAGTACAACCTCAACCCCGAGCGAATTGGTATGATGGGCTTTTCGGCGGGCGGGCACCTGGCAGCTACTGCGGGCACGCACTTTGCCCAGCCCGCCGGCCCAAACCCCGGTCCGGCTTCGGTGCGGCCCGCGTTTTTGGTGCTGCTGTACCCGGTTATCAGCTTCGCCGACAGCATTATGCACAAAGGCTCGCGCGATAATTTGTTGGGGATGAACCCCAGTCCCGAGCAGCAGCGTCTCTATTCCAACGAGCTCCAGGTAACCAGCCAAACGCCGCCTACCTTCCTCGTGCAAGCCGAGGACGATAACGTGGTGCCCGTGCAAAACAGCCTCGTATTTTACCAGGCCCTGCACCACCACCAGGTACCCGCCGAGCTGCACATTTTTCCTAAGGGCGGCCACGGCTTCGGCCTCACCAACCCCACTACCCCCACCCAGTGGGTAGACTTGCTCAAGAACTGGATGGCCGCCAACGGCTGGCTAAGCAAGTAG
- a CDS encoding GAF domain-containing protein, whose product MATIFPARLIPADDAARLRTLHRYQIVNTTPELVFDDYVAWAARLFGVPIALISLVDSEYVWFKAMAGGSAPGLARGESMCSAAILVSDEVVVSDYKPESCSLIKPDVAQAVGLNFYAGAALVATDHARLGMLAVIDKEVRGFTATEAGLLTRLARLVSRTIELRYHYLVTSQPAEWEDAQHELAQALDESSTLARYLASRSQGLDLSDPEVWQPVSRCLESVARVLDRRLE is encoded by the coding sequence ATGGCTACTATTTTTCCTGCTAGGCTAATACCCGCCGACGATGCCGCCCGGCTGCGAACGCTGCATCGGTACCAGATTGTGAATACTACACCCGAGCTGGTGTTTGACGACTACGTGGCTTGGGCCGCGCGGCTCTTCGGCGTGCCCATCGCCCTTATTTCGCTCGTCGATTCGGAATACGTCTGGTTCAAGGCAATGGCGGGGGGTAGCGCGCCGGGCCTGGCGCGCGGCGAAAGTATGTGCTCGGCCGCCATCCTGGTGAGCGATGAAGTAGTGGTATCGGACTACAAGCCCGAAAGCTGCAGCCTCATCAAGCCCGACGTGGCGCAGGCGGTAGGCCTTAATTTTTACGCCGGTGCTGCCTTAGTAGCCACCGACCACGCCCGCCTGGGTATGCTGGCCGTTATCGACAAGGAGGTGCGGGGCTTCACCGCTACCGAAGCGGGCCTGCTCACCCGCCTCGCCCGCCTCGTAAGCCGCACCATTGAGCTGCGCTACCACTACCTGGTGACAAGCCAGCCGGCCGAGTGGGAAGATGCGCAGCACGAGCTGGCCCAGGCGCTGGACGAAAGCTCGACCCTGGCCCGCTACCTGGCCAGCCGCAGCCAGGGCCTCGACCTGAGCGACCCAGAGGTGTGGCAGCCCGTGAGCCGCTGCCTCGAAAGCGTGGCGCGGGTGTTGGACAGGCGTCTGGAGTAA
- a CDS encoding pirin family protein, with protein MLAYISAADRHHAAPTSWLSSYFLFSFADYFDRHNLHFGPLRVFNDDTIAPQNGFPQHPHSEMEIITLVLEGEVSHEDTLGNRTTIRTGEVQRMTAGTGVAHSEMNRQDQPLHLYQLWFMPSQKGLAPSYEQKDLGFLKGHHNELVPLATGQRVLEDVVYLNSNSTIYWSNLDSGKTLVFKTFPLRLTFIYVKEGSITVNGTELGPNDQARLDAEDVLEITAARDSQLILIDLPGSEANY; from the coding sequence ATGCTCGCCTACATTTCCGCCGCCGACCGCCACCATGCCGCGCCTACGTCCTGGCTCAGCTCCTATTTTTTGTTCTCCTTCGCCGATTATTTTGACCGGCACAACCTGCATTTCGGGCCGCTACGGGTGTTCAACGACGACACCATCGCGCCGCAGAATGGCTTTCCGCAGCACCCGCACTCCGAGATGGAGATTATTACGCTCGTGCTCGAAGGGGAGGTAAGCCACGAGGATACGCTGGGCAACCGCACCACCATCCGAACCGGCGAGGTGCAGCGCATGACGGCCGGTACCGGCGTGGCCCACAGCGAGATGAACCGCCAGGACCAGCCCCTGCATCTCTATCAGCTCTGGTTTATGCCCAGCCAGAAGGGGCTGGCTCCCAGCTACGAGCAGAAAGACCTGGGCTTTCTGAAAGGCCATCACAACGAGCTGGTGCCCCTGGCCACCGGCCAGCGCGTGCTCGAAGACGTGGTGTACCTCAACTCGAACAGCACCATCTATTGGAGTAATCTGGACAGTGGAAAGACCCTGGTTTTCAAGACTTTCCCATTACGACTTACTTTTATCTACGTGAAAGAAGGAAGCATCACGGTCAATGGTACGGAGCTAGGCCCTAATGACCAGGCCCGCCTTGATGCCGAAGACGTACTCGAAATAACGGCCGCCCGTGACTCTCAGCTTATTTTGATTGATTTGCCCGGTAGTGAGGCAAATTACTGA
- a CDS encoding alpha-amylase has product MSYPLRGTARLAGAAALLWLAGCAKNATAPATPTPSLLSASSNATTANGVLMQGFYWDVPQTTSGQTWWQVLGGKASELKSAGITALWLPPAYKGSGANDVGYGVYDRYDLGEFNQKGTVATHYGTLAQLQSCIGALHGQGIQVYEDMVMNHLTSADAQEQFTVGGTSYNVYTSFTYPGRANKYSTYQWHYYNFNGTQQAPNNGWYQWNAWDFQPYANGDAYDNLLGSEIRYADQNQVNETISWGNWMTTTLNLDGYRLDATKHMLTSFVNSWLDNVKGSSGRFAVSEAWFQNLSDLNNYASSTGGRTSLFDVPLHYTFAAMSNGNGTWDMRGLQFAGFTEANGALSVSFVDNHDTDQTGGALYSPVANLKMLAYSYILTREKGYPCVFYKDYYNYGLGAQLKTLIGIRQAHGFGSGYEYTSADDADVYAYSRAGDASHTGLLELLNDGSNAASKALATPFKNATLTDLTGNTTGTVTTDANGNGTFSVNARSYAVWVPSGSGTGGGGTTSTTAVKFTINYSNTVSGQNLYIVGSTAQLGSWNTANAIQLSGAAYPNWTVTVPLTSGTNVLYKYFRKDGSGNILWENDPNNSLTPSGSTQSVTDTWH; this is encoded by the coding sequence ATGTCCTACCCCCTTCGCGGAACCGCACGCCTGGCTGGCGCGGCGGCCCTTTTGTGGCTCGCAGGCTGCGCCAAAAACGCTACTGCCCCCGCTACCCCTACCCCGTCGCTGCTAAGTGCTAGCAGCAATGCCACCACCGCCAACGGCGTGCTGATGCAGGGCTTTTACTGGGACGTGCCCCAGACCACCAGCGGCCAGACGTGGTGGCAGGTACTGGGCGGCAAAGCCAGTGAGCTGAAAAGCGCCGGCATCACGGCCCTGTGGCTACCCCCCGCTTACAAGGGCAGCGGCGCGAACGACGTGGGCTACGGCGTGTACGACCGCTACGACCTGGGCGAGTTCAACCAGAAGGGTACCGTGGCCACGCACTACGGCACGCTGGCACAGCTGCAAAGCTGCATTGGGGCGCTGCACGGCCAGGGCATTCAAGTGTATGAAGACATGGTAATGAACCACTTGACCTCAGCCGATGCGCAGGAGCAGTTCACGGTGGGCGGCACGAGCTACAACGTGTATACGAGCTTCACCTACCCCGGCCGGGCCAATAAATACAGCACCTACCAGTGGCATTATTACAATTTTAACGGCACCCAGCAGGCACCTAATAACGGCTGGTACCAGTGGAATGCCTGGGATTTTCAGCCCTACGCCAATGGCGACGCCTACGATAATTTGCTGGGCTCGGAAATCCGCTACGCCGACCAGAACCAGGTGAACGAAACCATTAGCTGGGGCAACTGGATGACGACCACGCTGAACCTCGACGGCTACCGGCTCGACGCGACTAAGCACATGCTTACCTCGTTTGTGAATTCGTGGCTGGATAACGTGAAGGGTAGCAGCGGCCGCTTCGCGGTGAGCGAGGCGTGGTTTCAGAACCTGAGCGACCTCAACAACTACGCTTCTTCTACGGGCGGCCGCACGAGCCTATTTGACGTGCCGTTGCACTACACTTTTGCCGCCATGAGCAACGGCAACGGTACCTGGGACATGCGCGGGCTGCAATTCGCGGGCTTCACGGAGGCCAACGGCGCGCTGTCGGTTTCCTTCGTCGATAACCACGATACCGACCAGACGGGCGGCGCGCTCTACTCACCGGTGGCCAATCTCAAGATGCTGGCCTACAGCTACATCCTGACCCGCGAGAAGGGCTACCCCTGCGTATTTTACAAAGACTACTACAACTACGGCCTGGGCGCGCAGCTGAAGACACTCATCGGCATTCGGCAGGCGCACGGCTTCGGCTCGGGCTACGAGTACACCAGCGCCGACGACGCCGACGTGTATGCCTACTCGCGCGCTGGCGACGCCAGCCACACCGGCCTGCTGGAGCTGCTGAACGACGGGAGCAATGCCGCCAGCAAAGCCCTTGCTACCCCCTTCAAAAACGCCACCCTCACCGACCTCACTGGCAATACTACCGGCACCGTCACCACCGACGCCAACGGCAATGGCACCTTCTCCGTGAATGCCCGCTCCTACGCCGTGTGGGTACCCAGCGGCAGCGGCACGGGCGGCGGCGGCACTACCAGCACTACGGCGGTGAAATTCACCATCAACTACAGCAACACCGTGAGCGGCCAAAACCTGTACATAGTGGGCAGCACCGCCCAGCTCGGCTCCTGGAATACGGCCAACGCTATTCAGCTCAGCGGCGCGGCCTACCCCAACTGGACCGTAACCGTGCCCCTCACCAGCGGTACCAACGTGCTCTACAAGTACTTCCGTAAGGATGGCTCGGGTAATATCCTCTGGGAAAATGACCCCAATAACTCGCTCACGCCCAGCGGCAGCACGCAGAGCGTGACCGATACCTGGCACTAA